One Chlorobaculum limnaeum genomic window carries:
- a CDS encoding TIGR00730 family Rossman fold protein, whose translation MIRSVTVYCSSSNRAPDPYFNEAEALGRGLAERKIGMVFGGGHVGLMGCAADAVMRCGGQVRGVIPRFLEEREVAHYGLTELRVVETMHERKMLLTGWADAFVILPGGFGTLDEFLEILTWKHLGHHEKPIILLNVDGFWDQLLQFFERIAKEKMVGESYRAFYDVCDSAEEALALIDRHNASV comes from the coding sequence ATGATCCGTTCAGTCACCGTCTATTGCAGCTCCAGCAACCGCGCGCCGGACCCCTATTTCAACGAAGCGGAGGCGCTGGGCCGGGGACTTGCCGAACGAAAGATCGGCATGGTCTTTGGCGGCGGGCACGTCGGCCTCATGGGGTGCGCCGCCGACGCCGTCATGCGCTGTGGCGGGCAGGTGCGGGGCGTCATTCCGCGCTTTCTCGAAGAGCGCGAGGTCGCCCACTACGGGCTGACCGAGCTGCGCGTCGTCGAAACGATGCACGAGCGCAAAATGCTGCTCACCGGCTGGGCGGACGCCTTCGTGATCCTGCCGGGCGGCTTCGGCACCCTCGACGAGTTCCTCGAAATCCTCACCTGGAAGCACCTCGGCCACCACGAGAAGCCGATCATTCTCCTGAACGTGGACGGCTTCTGGGATCAGCTCCTGCAATTCTTCGAACGCATCGCCAAGGAAAAGATGGTTGGAGAGAGCTACCGCGCCTTCTACGACGTTTGCGACTCCGCCGAAGAGGCGCTCGCGCTCATCGACCGCCACAACGCCAGCGTTTGA